Part of the Longimicrobium sp. genome, ACTCGCGCCCGATGACGGACTGGAAGTCCCTGACCATGCGGGGATAGGGATCGGGCCCCACCACCGAGCCGATGATGTAGTGCGTGTCGCGGACGTGGGTCACCCAGTGGCGGATGGCCTCGTTGGTGGCGTCCTTGAGGGTGCGCGTGCCGCTGGATACGGGGCGAACCTCGGCGCCCAGCAGGTTCATGCGATACACGTTCAGCGCCTGCCGCCGGACGTCTTCCTCGCCCATGTAGACGATGCACTCCATCCCGAACAGCGCGCAGGCCGTGGCGGTGGCCACGCCGTGCTGCCCCGCGCCCGTCTCGGCGATGATGCGCGACTTGCCCATCCGCCGCGCCAGCAGCACCTGCCCCAGCGAGTTGTTGATCTTGTGCGCGCCAGTGTGGTTCAGGTCTTCGCGCTTCAGGTACACCCGCACGCCCCCCGCCGCCTCACCCAGGCGGTCGGCGCGGTACAGCGGCGTGGGCCGGCCCCCGAAGTCGCGCCCGAGGGCCCCCCGCTCGGCCCCGAACGCGGGGTCGGCCGCGGCCTCGCCGTACACGCCGATCAGCTCGTCGAGCGCGGTGACCAGCGTTTCGGGCACGAAGCGCCCGCCGAAGTCGCCGAACCGCCCGGACATCCCGTCCGCCCACGCGGCACCCGCCGCACCTGCCTCGAACGCCATCAACGCACCTGCTTGGAAAGGGATTGCACCTGCTCGACGAATTCCCGCACCGCGTCCGGGTCCTTGACCCCCGGCGAGACCTCCACCCCGGAGCTCACGTCCACCGCGTGGGGGCGAAGGATGGCCGCGGCTTCGGCGACGTTGTGCGGGGTCAGTCCGCCGGCCGCAACCAGCCGCATTCCGGGCGGAAGCTCGCCCAGGCGCTCCGCCACCTCGGCCCAGGGAAAGCGGGTGCCGGTGCCGCCGTGTGCCGCCGGGCTGTACCCGTCCAGCAGCAGCGCGTCCACCGAACCCGCGTACCGATGGATGGCTCGGGAGAAGTCGTCCGCGCCGCGCGCGCGGACCGCCTTCCACACTTCGTACCCCGCGGCGCGCATTCGGTCCGCCAGCTCGGGAGGCTCGTCGCCGTGCAGCTGAAGCACGTGCAGGCCGGCCTCCCGGGCGTCCGCGAGAAGCGCGTTCTCGCCCGCGTCCACGAACACGCCCACGCGCCTGGCCGGTATGCCGCCAAGTATAACGTTTGCGCGCGC contains:
- the trpB gene encoding tryptophan synthase subunit beta, producing the protein MAFEAGAAGAAWADGMSGRFGDFGGRFVPETLVTALDELIGVYGEAAADPAFGAERGALGRDFGGRPTPLYRADRLGEAAGGVRVYLKREDLNHTGAHKINNSLGQVLLARRMGKSRIIAETGAGQHGVATATACALFGMECIVYMGEEDVRRQALNVYRMNLLGAEVRPVSSGTRTLKDATNEAIRHWVTHVRDTHYIIGSVVGPDPYPRMVRDFQSVIGRESRAQFLEVEGRLPAAVVACVGGGSNAIGMFHPFVGDEGVELVGVEAAGDGVDTPRHAATLTAGKPGVLHGCLSYLLQDEAGQVAAAHSISAGLDYPGVGPEHSYLKDAGRAQYTSITDAEALDAFGRLARLEGIIPALESAHAIAYVLREGARWKDAGPVVVCLSGRGDKDVAQVADMTGAR
- a CDS encoding phosphoribosylanthranilate isomerase; this translates as MTWTPAVKVCGLMRPEDAALASTAGAAYLGVILAPGGKRTVTAARANVILGGIPARRVGVFVDAGENALLADAREAGLHVLQLHGDEPPELADRMRAAGYEVWKAVRARGADDFSRAIHRYAGSVDALLLDGYSPAAHGGTGTRFPWAEVAERLGELPPGMRLVAAGGLTPHNVAEAAAILRPHAVDVSSGVEVSPGVKDPDAVREFVEQVQSLSKQVR